CGGAACAAGTGAAAGGAATGCTTACGGTAGAAATGAGCGCGGGACAAATGGTGGAAGATGTGAGGTTGGCTGTGAATGGTAAAGTTCCTGTGGAATACTATGGACGCATGGGCGGAATTGTATTTTCGCCTGAAGAAGTATTGGATGCATTGAAAAGTAAAATTGTAAAAAAGTAAATTATGACAACAGCAGAAATAATAAAATCCGAAAATTTGATTTATGAAAAGCCGTCGGTTTTGAATGAAACACCAATGCATTACTGCCCCGGTTGTAGTCACGGAGTAGTGCATAAGCTGATTGCGGAAATAATACAAGAAATGGGAATACAAGAAGAAACCATCGGTGTAGCTCCTGTAGGATGTGCCGTGTTTGCTTATAATTATATTGATGTGGATTGGCAACAAGCTGCTCACGGACGCGCACCCGCGGTGGCAACAGGGATAAAACGTTTGTTGCCCGATAGATATGTGTTTACTTATCAGGGCGACGGTGATTTAGCCGCCATCGGAACAGCCGAAACCATCCACGCTTGCAATCGGGGTGAGAATATCGTGATTATCTTTATCAATAACGGTATTTATGGTATGACAGGAGGACAAATGGCGCCCACAACGCTGGTTGGAATGAAATCGTCCACTTCTCCTAACGGACGCGACATTGCTAAAAACGGTTATCCGTTAGATATAACGAAACTCTTGGCTGAATTGGACGGAACGTGTTACGTTACCCGTCAGAGTGTTCACACTGTTGGTAATGTGCGTAAAACTAAAAAAGCTATTCGAAAAGCATTTGAAAACTCGATGTTGGGTAAGGGAACTTCCATAGTGGAAGTGGTATCTACTTGTAATTCAGGATGGAAACTTTCTCCCGCGGCATCTAACGATTGGATGGTGGAAAATATGTTTCCCGAATATCAATTAGGGGACTTGAAAGACAGATAAAATGAATTGGCTATTAGCTCTTTATCAATTTAAAAACACATATTAAAAAGCCAATAGT
The genomic region above belongs to uncultured Paludibacter sp. and contains:
- a CDS encoding Thiamine pyrophosphate TPP-binding domain-containing protein; its protein translation is MTTAEIIKSENLIYEKPSVLNETPMHYCPGCSHGVVHKLIAEIIQEMGIQEETIGVAPVGCAVFAYNYIDVDWQQAAHGRAPAVATGIKRLLPDRYVFTYQGDGDLAAIGTAETIHACNRGENIVIIFINNGIYGMTGGQMAPTTLVGMKSSTSPNGRDIAKNGYPLDITKLLAELDGTCYVTRQSVHTVGNVRKTKKAIRKAFENSMLGKGTSIVEVVSTCNSGWKLSPAASNDWMVENMFPEYQLGDLKDR